In Bradyrhizobium lablabi, one DNA window encodes the following:
- the pdhA gene encoding pyruvate dehydrogenase (acetyl-transferring) E1 component subunit alpha, with translation MAAPKKSVAQETSQSKGNGSQSPLEFTRDQELSALRDMLLIRRFEEKAGQLYGMGAIGGFCHLYIGQEAIVVGMQMALKKGDQVITGYRDHGHMLATGMDPKGVMAELTGRRGGYSKGKGGSMHMFSKEKNFFGGHGIVGAQVSLGTGLAFANRYRGNDFVSLAYFGDGASNQGQVYESFNMAELWKLPVVYIIENNRYAMGTSVTRSSAQTDFSKRGISFNIPGEQVDGMDVRAVKAAADKAVAWCRAGKGPYILEMQTYRYRGHSMSDPAKYRTREEVEKVRHDQDPIEQVRNRLLAAKMTEQELKAIDAEVREIVNAAADFAQHDPEPEPSELYTDVYR, from the coding sequence ATGGCCGCACCGAAGAAAAGCGTTGCTCAAGAAACGAGCCAATCAAAAGGCAACGGCTCCCAAAGCCCCCTGGAATTCACCCGAGATCAGGAACTGAGCGCGCTGCGCGACATGCTCTTGATCCGGCGGTTTGAGGAAAAGGCCGGCCAGCTCTACGGCATGGGCGCGATCGGCGGCTTCTGCCATCTCTATATCGGCCAGGAAGCCATCGTCGTCGGCATGCAAATGGCCCTGAAAAAGGGCGATCAGGTCATAACCGGATACCGGGACCATGGGCATATGCTGGCCACCGGAATGGACCCCAAGGGCGTGATGGCCGAACTGACCGGCCGGCGTGGCGGCTATTCCAAGGGCAAGGGCGGCTCCATGCACATGTTCAGCAAGGAGAAGAACTTCTTCGGCGGCCACGGCATTGTCGGCGCGCAAGTGTCGCTCGGCACCGGGCTTGCCTTCGCCAATCGCTATCGCGGTAACGATTTCGTCAGTCTGGCCTATTTCGGCGACGGCGCCTCGAACCAGGGCCAGGTCTATGAAAGCTTCAACATGGCGGAGCTGTGGAAGCTCCCGGTGGTCTACATCATCGAGAACAACCGTTACGCGATGGGAACTTCGGTGACGCGCTCCTCGGCCCAGACCGATTTCTCCAAGCGCGGCATCTCCTTCAATATTCCGGGCGAGCAGGTCGACGGCATGGACGTGCGCGCGGTGAAGGCCGCCGCCGACAAGGCGGTCGCGTGGTGCCGCGCCGGCAAGGGCCCCTACATCCTGGAAATGCAGACCTACCGCTACCGCGGACATTCGATGTCGGATCCTGCGAAATATCGCACCCGCGAGGAAGTCGAGAAGGTGCGGCACGACCAGGATCCGATCGAGCAGGTCCGCAATCGGCTGCTGGCTGCGAAGATGACCGAGCAGGAATTGAAGGCGATCGACGCCGAGGTGCGGGAAATCGTCAACGCCGCCGCCGATTTCGCCCAGCACGACCCCGAACCCGAGCCGTCAGAACTCTACACCGATGTCTACCGCTGA
- a CDS encoding pyruvate dehydrogenase complex E1 component subunit beta, producing the protein MPIQVLMPALSPTMEKGNLSKWLKKEGEPIKSGDVIAEIETDKATMEVEATDEGTLGKILIPEGTADVAVNTPIATILADGENASDLAKAPAPAKASFETPAAQAPQDKGPHPEEGASAPVSKGDGAKPAPAAPKAVTEPDPEVPAGTEMVTMTIREALRDAMAEEMRRDPDVFIMGEEVAEYQGAYKVTQGLLQEFGARRVIDTPITEHGFAGVGVGAAMAGLKPIVEFMTFNFAMQAMDQIINSAAKTLYMSGGQMGASIVFRGPNGAAARVAAQHSQDYSAWYSQIPGLKVIAPFSAADYKGLLKAAIRDPNPVIFLENEMLYGHSGEVPKLDDYVIPIGKARVVRTGSHVTIVSWSNGMTYALKAADELAKEGIEAEVIDLRTLRPMDTDTIVASVKKTGRAVTVEEGWQQNGVGAEICARIMQHAFDYLDAPVARVSGKDVPMPYAANLEKLALPSAAEVVEAAKAVCYR; encoded by the coding sequence ATGCCAATTCAAGTGCTGATGCCCGCGCTGTCGCCGACCATGGAGAAGGGCAACCTTTCGAAATGGCTGAAGAAGGAAGGCGAGCCGATCAAGTCGGGCGACGTCATCGCCGAGATCGAGACCGACAAGGCGACGATGGAGGTCGAGGCCACCGATGAGGGCACCCTCGGCAAGATCCTGATCCCCGAAGGCACCGCCGACGTCGCCGTCAACACACCGATCGCGACCATCCTGGCCGATGGCGAAAATGCTTCCGATCTCGCCAAAGCACCTGCTCCTGCAAAAGCGTCCTTCGAGACGCCTGCTGCGCAGGCTCCTCAGGATAAGGGCCCTCACCCTGAGGAGGGTGCGTCAGCACCCGTCTCGAAGGGCGATGGTGCAAAGCCTGCGCCCGCCGCTCCCAAAGCCGTCACTGAACCCGATCCCGAGGTGCCCGCCGGCACCGAGATGGTGACCATGACTATCCGCGAGGCGCTGCGTGACGCGATGGCGGAAGAGATGCGGCGCGATCCCGACGTCTTCATCATGGGCGAGGAGGTCGCGGAGTACCAAGGCGCCTACAAGGTCACGCAAGGGTTGCTGCAGGAATTCGGCGCGCGACGCGTCATTGATACGCCGATCACCGAGCACGGTTTTGCCGGCGTCGGCGTCGGCGCCGCGATGGCCGGGCTAAAACCGATCGTCGAGTTCATGACGTTCAATTTCGCCATGCAGGCGATGGACCAGATCATCAACTCCGCGGCCAAGACGCTCTATATGTCGGGCGGACAGATGGGCGCCTCGATCGTGTTCCGCGGCCCCAACGGCGCCGCCGCCCGCGTCGCCGCCCAGCACAGCCAGGATTATTCGGCCTGGTATTCGCAAATTCCAGGCTTGAAGGTGATCGCGCCGTTTTCGGCGGCCGACTACAAGGGACTCTTGAAGGCCGCGATCCGCGATCCCAATCCGGTGATCTTCCTTGAGAACGAAATGCTGTACGGCCATTCCGGCGAGGTGCCAAAACTCGACGATTACGTGATCCCGATCGGCAAGGCGCGCGTCGTGCGCACGGGCAGTCATGTCACTATCGTCTCGTGGTCGAACGGCATGACCTACGCGCTGAAAGCTGCCGACGAACTCGCAAAAGAAGGCATCGAAGCCGAGGTGATCGACCTGCGGACGCTGCGTCCAATGGATACCGACACCATTGTCGCCTCCGTGAAGAAGACCGGCCGCGCGGTCACCGTTGAGGAAGGCTGGCAGCAAAACGGCGTCGGCGCCGAAATCTGTGCCCGCATCATGCAGCACGCCTTTGATTACCTCGACGCGCCGGTGGCACGGGTCTCGGGCAAGGATGTGCCGATGCCCTACGCGGCGAACCTCGAAAAGCTCGCACTGCCTTCGGCGGCCGAGGTGGTCGAGGCCGCCAAAGCCGTTTGTTATCGCTAG